A stretch of the Pan troglodytes isolate AG18354 chromosome 20, NHGRI_mPanTro3-v2.0_pri, whole genome shotgun sequence genome encodes the following:
- the ANGPTL4 gene encoding angiopoietin-related protein 4 isoform X2: MSGAPTAGAALMLCAATAVLLSAQGGPVQSKSPRFASWDEMNVLAHGLLQLGQGLREHAERTRSQLSALERRLSACGSACQGTEGSTDLPLAPESRVDPEVLHSLQTQLKAQNSRIQQLFHKVAQQQRHLEKQHLRIQHLQSQFGLLDHKHLDHEVAKPARRKRLPEMAQPVDPAHNVSRLHHGGWTVIQRRHDGSVDFNRPWEAYKAGFGDPHGEFWLGLEKVHSITGDRNSRLAVQLRDWDGNAESLQFSVHLGGEDTAYSLQLTAPVAGQLGATTIPPSGLSVPFSTWDQDHDLRRDKNCAKSLSGGWWFGTCSHSNLNGQYFRSIPQQRQKLKKGIFWKTWRGRYYPLQATTMLIQPMAAEAAS; encoded by the exons ATGAGCGGTGCTCCGACGGCCGGGGCAGCCCTGATGCTCTGCGCCGCCACCGCCGTGCTACTGAGCGCTCAGGGCGGCCCCGTGCAGTCCAAGTCGCCGCGCTTTGCGTCCTGGGACGAGATGAATGTCCTGGCGCACGGACTCCTGCAGCTCGGCCAGGGGCTGCGCGAACACGCGGAGCGCACCCGCAGTCAGCTGAGCGCGCTGGAGCGGCGCCTGAGCGCGTGCGGGTCCGCCTGTCAGGGAACCGAGGGGTCCACCGACCTCCCGTTAGCCCCTGAGAGCCGGGTGGACCCTGAGGTCCTTCACAGCCTGCAG ACACAACTCAAGGCTCAGAACAGCAGGATCCAGCAACTCTTCCACAAGGTGGCCCAGCAGCAGCGGCACCTGGAGAAGCAGCACCTGCGAATTCAGCATCTGCAAAGCCAG TTTGGCCTCCTGGACCACAAGCACCTAGACCATGAGGTGGCCAAGCCTGCCCGAAGAAAGAGGCTGCCCGAGATGGCCCAGCCAGTTGACCCGGCTCACAATGTCAGCCGCCTGCACC ATGGAGGCTGGACAGTAATTCAGAGGCGCCACGATGGCTCAGTGGACTTCAATCGGCCCTGGGAAGCCTACAAGGCGGGGTTCGGGGATCCCCACG GCGAGTTCTGGCTGGGTCTGGAGAAGGTGCATAGCATCACGGGGGACCGCAACAGCCGCCTGGCCGTGCAGCTGCGGGACTGGGATGGCAACGCCGAGTCGCTGCAGTTCTCCGTGCACCTGGGTGGCGAGGACACGGCCTACAGCCTGCAGCTCACTGCACCCGTGGCCGGCCAGCTGGGCGCCACCACCATCCCACCCAGCGGCCTCTCCGTACCCTTCTCCACTTGGGACCAGGATCACGACCTCCGCAGAGACAAGAACTGCGCCAAGAGCCTCTCTG GAGGCTGGTGGTTTGGCACCTGCAGCCATTCCAACCTCAACGGCCAGTACTTCCGCTCCATCCCACAGCAGCGGCAGAAGCTTAAGAAGGGAATCTTCTGGAAGACCTGGCGGGGCCGCTACTACCCGCTGCAGGCCACCACCATGTTGATCCAGCCCATGGCAGCAGAGGCAGCCTCCTAG
- the ANGPTL4 gene encoding angiopoietin-related protein 4 isoform X1 → MSGAPTAGAALMLCAATAVLLSAQGGPVQSKSPRFASWDEMNVLAHGLLQLGQGLREHAERTRSQLSALERRLSACGSACQGTEGSTDLPLAPESRVDPEVLHSLQTQLKAQNSRIQQLFHKVAQQQRHLEKQHLRIQHLQSQFGLLDHKHLDHEVAKPARRKRLPEMAQPVDPAHNVSRLHRLPRDCQELFQVGERQSGLFEIQPQGSPPFLVNCKMTSDGGWTVIQRRHDGSVDFNRPWEAYKAGFGDPHGEFWLGLEKVHSITGDRNSRLAVQLRDWDGNAESLQFSVHLGGEDTAYSLQLTAPVAGQLGATTIPPSGLSVPFSTWDQDHDLRRDKNCAKSLSGGWWFGTCSHSNLNGQYFRSIPQQRQKLKKGIFWKTWRGRYYPLQATTMLIQPMAAEAAS, encoded by the exons ATGAGCGGTGCTCCGACGGCCGGGGCAGCCCTGATGCTCTGCGCCGCCACCGCCGTGCTACTGAGCGCTCAGGGCGGCCCCGTGCAGTCCAAGTCGCCGCGCTTTGCGTCCTGGGACGAGATGAATGTCCTGGCGCACGGACTCCTGCAGCTCGGCCAGGGGCTGCGCGAACACGCGGAGCGCACCCGCAGTCAGCTGAGCGCGCTGGAGCGGCGCCTGAGCGCGTGCGGGTCCGCCTGTCAGGGAACCGAGGGGTCCACCGACCTCCCGTTAGCCCCTGAGAGCCGGGTGGACCCTGAGGTCCTTCACAGCCTGCAG ACACAACTCAAGGCTCAGAACAGCAGGATCCAGCAACTCTTCCACAAGGTGGCCCAGCAGCAGCGGCACCTGGAGAAGCAGCACCTGCGAATTCAGCATCTGCAAAGCCAG TTTGGCCTCCTGGACCACAAGCACCTAGACCATGAGGTGGCCAAGCCTGCCCGAAGAAAGAGGCTGCCCGAGATGGCCCAGCCAGTTGACCCGGCTCACAATGTCAGCCGCCTGCACC GGCTGCCCAGGGATTGCCAGGAGCTGTTCCAGGTTGGGGAGAGGCAGAGTGGACTATTTGAAATCCAGCCTCAGGGGTCTCCGCCATTTTTGGTGAACTGCAAGATGACCTCAG ATGGAGGCTGGACAGTAATTCAGAGGCGCCACGATGGCTCAGTGGACTTCAATCGGCCCTGGGAAGCCTACAAGGCGGGGTTCGGGGATCCCCACG GCGAGTTCTGGCTGGGTCTGGAGAAGGTGCATAGCATCACGGGGGACCGCAACAGCCGCCTGGCCGTGCAGCTGCGGGACTGGGATGGCAACGCCGAGTCGCTGCAGTTCTCCGTGCACCTGGGTGGCGAGGACACGGCCTACAGCCTGCAGCTCACTGCACCCGTGGCCGGCCAGCTGGGCGCCACCACCATCCCACCCAGCGGCCTCTCCGTACCCTTCTCCACTTGGGACCAGGATCACGACCTCCGCAGAGACAAGAACTGCGCCAAGAGCCTCTCTG GAGGCTGGTGGTTTGGCACCTGCAGCCATTCCAACCTCAACGGCCAGTACTTCCGCTCCATCCCACAGCAGCGGCAGAAGCTTAAGAAGGGAATCTTCTGGAAGACCTGGCGGGGCCGCTACTACCCGCTGCAGGCCACCACCATGTTGATCCAGCCCATGGCAGCAGAGGCAGCCTCCTAG